The stretch of DNA AAAGCGCGTAAAACTTATGATGCCTTACCAAATAAACAAGGAGTTACTACAGAAAAGCAATGCCTATATAATGCATGACATGCCCATCCACAGAGGATACGAAATAAGCGCAGACGTTATTGAAAGCTCAAAGTCAGTTATATATGAACAAAGCGAAAATAGGCTTTACTCTGCAAAGGCGATAATACTAAAACTATTGAAAAAACAGTAAAAAATTATTTCAAGATCATTTGCACGAATTTCTCTGGGTTAAATTCTTCTAAATCATCATAAGTTTGTCCAACGCCAATAAAAAGAATCGGCTTTTTTGTTACATAGGTGACGCTGAGAGCAGATCCACCTTTAACGTCAGCATCAACCTTAGTTAGTATTGTCGCGTCTATGTTCACACTTTTATGAAATTCCTCGGCTTGCATTACAGCGTCGTTTCCAGTAAGCGAGTCTACAGTTAAAATGGTGAGGTCGGGATTGACAATACGTTTTACCTTTGCAAGTTCGTTCATTAGGTTTCTGTTTGTCTGTATCCTACCTGCCGTGTCTATTAAAACAACGTTTATTCCGTGTGCTTTGGCGTGGCTTATGGCGTCGTAGGCTACTGCGGCAGGATCCGCACCATACTCGTGCTTAATCATTCGTATTCCTAAACGTTTTGCATGTTCTTCTAACTGTTCAATGGAGCCAGCTCTATACGTGTCGCTACACGCAAGAACAACAGAATACCCTTTTTTATTCAGTAGACATGCAACTTTAGCGATTGATGTGGTTTTTCCAGTACCATTTATTCCAACAAAAACTATCACAAAAGGCTCGCCTTTTTTCCGTTTTTCTTCAATTGCCTTAAAAAAGTCTATTTTGTTGTTTGTAAGCATAACTTCTAAAAGCACTTCGCGTAAGTTTTTTTCTACAATTTTCTTGCGGTCTTCAAGACGCTTAACTTGAACGCCGTCTAAGCGTTTTTCCATTTCATCACATATTCGTTCTGCCACGGGAAAAGCGACATCGTTTTCGATAAGGCTTATTTTGAAGTCAGAAAGCATTGGGCGCAGATTTTCAGCCTTAAGCTCGGTTGTGGTGACTTTGTTTACAAGTCCTTTCAATCCTGATTTAAGCCGCTCAAACATCTTTTTTGGCTTTCTCCTCTCTGAGCGTTGCCACTAAAGCTTCAAATTTTTCTCTGTCTTCGCCTATTCTCTCTGCTATTTGAGCGAGCTGTTGCTGAAGCATCATTCTCGTATTTTCTAAGTTTTCAAGGCGCTTTTTGATTATTTCTTTTGCTTCTTGTAAAGTCTTTTCAACTGATACCCCCGCACCCATTCCGACTATTACCTTATCCGGGTTGTCAAGTCTTGCTTTTATGTAGGAGTTGCCACCTATAGGAACCATGAGTTCAGAGTTTTCTTTTTCTTTTTCTAAACCTTCCAGTGTCATGCTCGCGTAGGATAAGTCGGTTATAACGGCGTTTACCATGTTAATTCTTGACTGGACTGTTTCTGCATTAGCTTCGAGAACACGGATTTCTACGCTTAATTTGCGGAGTTCTTCTTCACTTTTGTTCGCCAAGTTCCTCTTCTCCAGTAACAAGTTTTTTTAACAAGGGATTCTCGATGTCTTGAGGTTGAATTTCTTCTACATTTGCTATTTTTATGTGGTAACGTTTCACGCGGTGTTTACTTCCTAATTCTGTATAAACCTTTTCTATAGCATGTTCTGGCTTCATTGCCACAACTTCTTTTTTGAACGAAGTTTTCAAGTTTGGCTTTTGAATTTCGCCGGACACTCTGAAAACTTTCATGCAGTTTCCTCCTTCACAACATCCAGTGCGTTCCCAATTATAAACATCTCGGGTCCAGTTGTCATAGCTCCAGCCACAGCAGCATAGCTGTTACCGATTAAACCAGTACCAACATAAGGTATGCCACAATTAATGGTGCCAACTTCAACGGGAACCTTTAACACTTCTTCCAAAAGTTTACGTTCAGAATCTTTCAACATTGGATGAACCAGAACACCTTTGTTCGTTGCAACTCCAAGCGAGCCTACATAAGGTAATCCAGCAATTTCACCAGCTACAACTTCAACGCATAACGTTTCTGAGATTTTCTGAATTTCGGGTGTTTTCAATCTTGGGTCAACGATTGCTCCATGGTCGTTGGTTAGAACTAGGTTTCCGTATGCGGTTTTCTTTGTTTCCATTATGGTAATGTTTCCCTCGAACGTTGATTTTATGGCGTTAAGTTCTTCTTCCTTAATGAAATGAGGAAGCAGAATCCCATTTGAGTTTGCACATGCAAGTGCGCCGACCAAAATTGAACCGCCAATGGTTGTATGTACCAGTTTGACTTTTAACCATTCATGAAGTCGTTCAGCCTTCTTTGAAGGGACAATTCTGGGAACTATGACTATTTTATCTGTCGCAAGCGAATAAACGCCTATGCTTACGCTTCCAACAATGGTGGATAGGTAAATTGCCAAGCAATAATCTCCTTCGGTCGTGGTGAGTTTAGGCGAAGATAATTATTTGTAGCTTCTTTTTAAAGGCTACCATAAAGAAGCGATGTGAATTTGTTTACGAATTAAATTTCAATAGTGCTTTACTGTGCTTTTATCATTGTAGCGTATGGCATGTTTACTTTTTGGAAAGTGTCCCAAAAAATTGTTGAAGCGGTGAAAAACAAAAACTTAAATATACAACAGCGCCTATTATTGAATGGGAGAGAGCCCAGTGAATTAGGACGGCGTAAAGTCGTCCTTTTCTTTCCCTTCCCTCTTCTCCCACGTAATTATTCTCAATTAGATACATGTTTGTTACGGTTGTTGGGACTGAAGACGTATATTTCTATAATTTGGGATTACAAGTTGGTTTATGCAGTTGTTGAGTGCTTCGTTAATCTCCTTCAGCCAAATAAACTGTAACGTTGCCTTCCTTGTCTTTTGCGGCTCTTATTCGGATTTTTCTAGGGGGCTTTTCTATGCCTCTGCTCCAAACAGCTTCGTTTACTTTGTTATCAAGGATTAATTTTTTAGGTTCTTCTTCCTCTTCTCCTTCTTTGTGCGCTTCAAGTTTCATGTGTTTTGTTACAAAACTTTTGATTATTCTGATAGCTCTTGGTGCTCTTTTTCGGGGTGTGGCAATCCATGCTCTGCTTAGAGGGATGGTGTAGATTCGTTCTTCAACTATTTCCTCTTCTTCGCGTTTTTCTTCTTTTTCTGGTTTTACCTTTTTTTCTTCTTCAACTGTTTCTTCTATTTTTTCTTCTTCCGTTACTTCGGCTTCTTTGGGTTCTTCAGGCTTTTCTTCTGTTTTTTCCTCTTCTATTTCGCTTTCAACTTCTTCGATAGTTTCCTCTTTTGCTTCTTTGGCTTCTTCTTCAGAAGTTTTGGGTAGCTCTTCTTGTTCCTCTTTAGTTGTTGGTTTTTCCTTGTTTTCCTCTTTCAATTTGTGTTCCTCCTATGCTCTTATTTTTCTGGTTCTCCATTGTCTTCTTTTTGGGTGTGTTCTGAATTTTCCTGCTGTTTTAGCCATTATCCATGATGGGACGGCTTTTTTCTGTTTTCCTGCTTTTGCTAGTCTTCGTTTTTTTGCTGTTGGTTTGTTTCGCGCCATGTTATATTCTCCTTATTTTTGTTTCTCGCTTGTGGGTTTGGAGTTGTATGAGTAGCTGTTTTAATTGTTCATCTGATAATGGTATGGGTAGCTTTCCTGCTTGTGCCAGTTGGATTAGCTGTAGTTCTAGTTGGTCTGTGAAGTCTGGTCGGACCATTTTTAGGTTGGTTAGTCTTTGTCTTGCTTCTGGAGTTAATATTTTTCTTAGTAATGCTTGCTTTTGCAGTTCCAGCTGTTGCTGTAGTTGTTCTTGCCTCTGTTCTTCGGTTAGTTTTTGTTGTAAAGCCAAAAGTTTTCTTCTGCGAAGTTCTTCAAGTTCGTCTTCATCTGACATTTCAATCGCCTTTCATGTACTTTTCTAGTTCTGGATTTTCTTTTGTTAGGTCCTTGTAAAGTTCTTCGGCGATTTCTTGTAGTAGTTTTCTTCCTTCACGTGTTATTCTTCTTCCTTTGGGTTTCAAGGTTTCAACTAAACCTGCAGTTTCTAGTTGTTGTAGGACCTTTCTTATTATTGTTCCACCTGCTTTGACCACGTGTTCTGGTTTGACGCCGAAGTCTTTTCTTCCGCCGTAGTCTGCGCGTAGTTTTTCTATGCCTATTGGTCCATGGATGTAGATTTTTCTTAGGAGGGATGCGCAGCGAATGTACCACCAGTTGGGGTTTTGTGGTTGTTTTTGAACGTGTGAGCCTGTTTTAGCCGCGTTTGCCCATGTTGGCGGGTTTATTGTTTCAACGTTTTCTTTTAGGTATGTGGCTAGTTTTTCGATGAGTTTTGATGCTGGAACGTCGTGGGGGGTTACCAAGATTCTTTTTCCTCTGATTTTTCCTTCAGTAAATCGGGAAGCCAAATATAAAGCCTTTCACTTTTTGTGACGTTTGTAAAGGATGAAAGTGTGACCTCTAACTTCGATGAGCTCTGCTTGTGTTTGTTCTGCTATTTGCTGTGCGACTTGTTTTGCTTCGTTTTCTCCTAATGCAGTTTTTAGTAGTTTAATTTTTAGCATTTCTTTTTTGTCAAGTTGCTTTTCGATTTCTTTCAGAAGTTCTTGTGAAACTCCGCTTTTGCCAACCCATATTGTGGGTTTTTCTTTGCTTAGTTTGTGTTTGATGCGGCGTTTGGCGCCTGCGCTGAGTTTGCTCATGTTTTTGTTTTCTCCTTTTTCTTGTTTTTTAGTGGTATGCGCATTTGGTTACCACAGTTGAGGCATGTTATTACTAAGTGTGGTTCTCTTTGCTGTTTTATTCGCACACGGCAATTCACGCCAGGTAGGATAAAGCTTTTACAATGTTTGCATATTTGTCGTTTGTATTCTGTTGGTAGGCGGATTTTGGCTGTCATGGCTATTTTTCTTGCTATGTTTACGTAGCGCTGTGCTAATTGTGGGTCGTCGTGGAAGGTTTCTTTTGCTAAACGGAATAGTGTGTGAATGCGTTGTGTTGCGATGTGTTTAGTGTTGTCGTGCATTTGCTTACACGTTACCTTATTTAGTGAGATTATTTCGGTTTTAATGAGATTAGTCTTTCCGTAACAAAATTCATCTGTTCATTTAGAGGTTTGATTTGGTGGGATGAGAATGTTGGTTGCTTCTTGCTTTCTGTGTTGAGTATCCCCCCTTATAAATAGGTTGAACTTTGAGTTTCCACATGTAAATGAAAAGAAACAATCGTGATGCAGAGATATTTTTCTAATTTTTGTGTCTGTTTTCTCTTCCAAAAGCCACGTTGCGATAGTTTTTGTTGGAGGTGTAAGCCCACATTGCAGTCGTAAAGCTTTTAGTGGCACGCCATGTCTTCATGAATTTTCTTCGAATTGCCCAGTGACTGTAAAGTTGGCGAGTGCTTTCTTGCATGGCTTTTGTGAGTTCTTCTGGGTTCATTGAGAGAGGCTTGTAGGTAACTTCAGTCATGTCGTAGTAAATCCAGTCAAACGGAAAATTGGTGTAAAGCAGCCGTCCCTCATCTTTAAGTTTGTTGAATGTTTTGGTTCCTGGCAAAGGCGTCAAATAAGTTACTTGCATCACGTCAATTCCAGATTTTAGAATGTATCAGGTACGTTGGTGTAACTTTTCTGATGTGTCGCCGTCCATTCCATAGATGAAAGCTCCAAGCACTGCAATACCATGCTTATTAATGCGGCGAAACGTTTCTTCATAAGCGTCTACTCCAACTTTTAGGTTCATTCTTTTGTTCACTTCTTCTAACGCGTCTGTCTTCTCTGCCTCCAACCCGAGAAAAACCATGCGGCATCCACTCTTCGCCGCGTATTCCAGCACTTCATCATTGTTGGCAAAGTTGATGGACGCTTGGCAGAACCAATCCTTCTTGATGCCGCGTTTAATCATTCCCTTGAACAAGGCGATAGCTCGTTCCTCATCTTCCTTGCCAAAGCCGATAATGTTGTCATCTACAAAGAAAACCATTTTTTGAGGAATCGTTTGGAGCTCATCCAGAA from Candidatus Bathyarchaeota archaeon A05DMB-5 encodes:
- a CDS encoding YhbY family RNA-binding protein; this translates as MSKLSAGAKRRIKHKLSKEKPTIWVGKSGVSQELLKEIEKQLDKKEMLKIKLLKTALGENEAKQVAQQIAEQTQAELIEVRGHTFILYKRHKK
- a CDS encoding 50S ribosomal protein L18a; amino-acid sequence: MKVFRVSGEIQKPNLKTSFKKEVVAMKPEHAIEKVYTELGSKHRVKRYHIKIANVEEIQPQDIENPLLKKLVTGEEELGEQK
- a CDS encoding 50S ribosomal protein L39e, encoding MARNKPTAKKRRLAKAGKQKKAVPSWIMAKTAGKFRTHPKRRQWRTRKIRA
- a CDS encoding ribonuclease P → MHDNTKHIATQRIHTLFRLAKETFHDDPQLAQRYVNIARKIAMTAKIRLPTEYKRQICKHCKSFILPGVNCRVRIKQQREPHLVITCLNCGNQMRIPLKNKKKEKTKT
- a CDS encoding translation initiation factor IF-6, producing MAIYLSTIVGSVSIGVYSLATDKIVIVPRIVPSKKAERLHEWLKVKLVHTTIGGSILVGALACANSNGILLPHFIKEEELNAIKSTFEGNITIMETKKTAYGNLVLTNDHGAIVDPRLKTPEIQKISETLCVEVVAGEIAGLPYVGSLGVATNKGVLVHPMLKDSERKLLEEVLKVPVEVGTINCGIPYVGTGLIGNSYAAVAGAMTTGPEMFIIGNALDVVKEETA
- a CDS encoding DNA-binding protein, which encodes MSDEDELEELRRRKLLALQQKLTEEQRQEQLQQQLELQKQALLRKILTPEARQRLTNLKMVRPDFTDQLELQLIQLAQAGKLPIPLSDEQLKQLLIQLQTHKRETKIRRI
- the ftsY gene encoding signal recognition particle-docking protein FtsY → MFERLKSGLKGLVNKVTTTELKAENLRPMLSDFKISLIENDVAFPVAERICDEMEKRLDGVQVKRLEDRKKIVEKNLREVLLEVMLTNNKIDFFKAIEEKRKKGEPFVIVFVGINGTGKTTSIAKVACLLNKKGYSVVLACSDTYRAGSIEQLEEHAKRLGIRMIKHEYGADPAAVAYDAISHAKAHGINVVLIDTAGRIQTNRNLMNELAKVKRIVNPDLTILTVDSLTGNDAVMQAEEFHKSVNIDATILTKVDADVKGGSALSVTYVTKKPILFIGVGQTYDDLEEFNPEKFVQMILK
- a CDS encoding prefoldin subunit alpha; the protein is MANKSEEELRKLSVEIRVLEANAETVQSRINMVNAVITDLSYASMTLEGLEKEKENSELMVPIGGNSYIKARLDNPDKVIVGMGAGVSVEKTLQEAKEIIKKRLENLENTRMMLQQQLAQIAERIGEDREKFEALVATLREEKAKKDV
- a CDS encoding 30S ribosomal protein S19e produces the protein MVTPHDVPASKLIEKLATYLKENVETINPPTWANAAKTGSHVQKQPQNPNWWYIRCASLLRKIYIHGPIGIEKLRADYGGRKDFGVKPEHVVKAGGTIIRKVLQQLETAGLVETLKPKGRRITREGRKLLQEIAEELYKDLTKENPELEKYMKGD
- a CDS encoding 50S ribosomal protein L31e, which produces MVEERIYTIPLSRAWIATPRKRAPRAIRIIKSFVTKHMKLEAHKEGEEEEEPKKLILDNKVNEAVWSRGIEKPPRKIRIRAAKDKEGNVTVYLAEGD